A stretch of Electrophorus electricus isolate fEleEle1 chromosome 3, fEleEle1.pri, whole genome shotgun sequence DNA encodes these proteins:
- the tnfrsf18 gene encoding tumor necrosis factor receptor superfamily member 18 isoform X3, which translates to MGRCCDACPSGEYPKIPCNDTKPSTCEKCPAASSSNTRCSCGSNLLCNNTDCSQCISRPRCKRGEELRRNGNYIFSYICEPCLNTTYNDAEDSMCEPIADCRKFGLSVLFPGNMTHNARCGWQSDDDHLAHIVMGMCLAITSLICVVLLIDVCIQRAMHKKRKTKYYLTHPDDCMCKLSKEEMGEKHDPHISAVLSEASTKQCDV; encoded by the exons ATGGGGAGATGTTGTGATGCCTGTCCTTCAG GTGAATATCCCAAAATACCTTGCAATGATACCAAGCCTAGTACATGTGAGAAGTGCCCAGCGGCAAGCAGCTCTAACACCAGGTGCTCCTGCGGCAGTAATCTCTTGTGTAATAATACTGACTGTTCTCAGTGCATTTCCCGACCACGGTGCAAACGAGGAGAGGAACTCAGGCGAAACG GTAATTACATATTCAGTTATATTTGTGAACCATGCCTTAATACAACATACAATGACGCTGAGGACAGCATGTGTGAGCCCATAGCAGA CTGCCGCAAATTTGGTTTGTCTGTACTCTTCCCTGGAAACATGACGCACAATGCAAGATGTGGTTGGCAAAGTG ATGATGATCACTTGGCTCATATAGTTATGGGAATGTGTTTAGCTATCACCAGTTTGATCTGTGTGGTGCTGCTTATTGATGTCTGCATTCAAAGGGCCATgcacaagaaaaggaaaacca AGTACTATCTGACACATCCGGATGATTGCATGTGTAAACTGTCCAAAGAAGAAATGGGTGAAAAGCATGATCCACATATCAGTGCTGTCCTTTCAGAAGCCTCCACTAAACAATGTGATGTTtga
- the tnfrsf18 gene encoding tumor necrosis factor receptor superfamily member 18 isoform X1 yields the protein MDIIHFLLKLLTIGFVLSMCQAVNCIWKTQYEHMGRCCDACPSGEYPKIPCNDTKPSTCEKCPAASSSNTRCSCGSNLLCNNTDCSQCISRPRCKRGEELRRNGNYIFSYICEPCLNTTYNDAEDSMCEPIADCRKFGLSVLFPGNMTHNARCGWQSDDDHLAHIVMGMCLAITSLICVVLLIDVCIQRAMHKKRKTKYYLTHPDDCMCKLSKEEMGEKHDPHISAVLSEASTKQCDV from the exons ATGGATATTATACATTTCTTACTGAAACTGTTAACCATTGGCTTTGTCTTATCCATGTGCCAGGCTGTCAATTGTATCTGGAAGACTCAGTACGAACATATGGGGAGATGTTGTGATGCCTGTCCTTCAG GTGAATATCCCAAAATACCTTGCAATGATACCAAGCCTAGTACATGTGAGAAGTGCCCAGCGGCAAGCAGCTCTAACACCAGGTGCTCCTGCGGCAGTAATCTCTTGTGTAATAATACTGACTGTTCTCAGTGCATTTCCCGACCACGGTGCAAACGAGGAGAGGAACTCAGGCGAAACG GTAATTACATATTCAGTTATATTTGTGAACCATGCCTTAATACAACATACAATGACGCTGAGGACAGCATGTGTGAGCCCATAGCAGA CTGCCGCAAATTTGGTTTGTCTGTACTCTTCCCTGGAAACATGACGCACAATGCAAGATGTGGTTGGCAAAGTG ATGATGATCACTTGGCTCATATAGTTATGGGAATGTGTTTAGCTATCACCAGTTTGATCTGTGTGGTGCTGCTTATTGATGTCTGCATTCAAAGGGCCATgcacaagaaaaggaaaacca AGTACTATCTGACACATCCGGATGATTGCATGTGTAAACTGTCCAAAGAAGAAATGGGTGAAAAGCATGATCCACATATCAGTGCTGTCCTTTCAGAAGCCTCCACTAAACAATGTGATGTTtga
- the tnfrsf18 gene encoding tumor necrosis factor receptor superfamily member 18 isoform X2 produces MDIIHFLLKLLTIGFVLSMCQAVNCIWKTQYEHMGRCCDACPSGEYPKIPCNDTKPSTCEKCPAASSSNTRCSCGSNLLCNNTDCSQCISRPRCKRGEELRRNGNYIFSYICEPCLNTTYNDAEDSMCEPIADCRKFGLSVLFPGNMTHNARCGWQSDDDHLAHIVMGMCLAITSLICVVLLIDVCIQRAMHKKRKTICMDVMLKCIVRVLSDTSG; encoded by the exons ATGGATATTATACATTTCTTACTGAAACTGTTAACCATTGGCTTTGTCTTATCCATGTGCCAGGCTGTCAATTGTATCTGGAAGACTCAGTACGAACATATGGGGAGATGTTGTGATGCCTGTCCTTCAG GTGAATATCCCAAAATACCTTGCAATGATACCAAGCCTAGTACATGTGAGAAGTGCCCAGCGGCAAGCAGCTCTAACACCAGGTGCTCCTGCGGCAGTAATCTCTTGTGTAATAATACTGACTGTTCTCAGTGCATTTCCCGACCACGGTGCAAACGAGGAGAGGAACTCAGGCGAAACG GTAATTACATATTCAGTTATATTTGTGAACCATGCCTTAATACAACATACAATGACGCTGAGGACAGCATGTGTGAGCCCATAGCAGA CTGCCGCAAATTTGGTTTGTCTGTACTCTTCCCTGGAAACATGACGCACAATGCAAGATGTGGTTGGCAAAGTG ATGATGATCACTTGGCTCATATAGTTATGGGAATGTGTTTAGCTATCACCAGTTTGATCTGTGTGGTGCTGCTTATTGATGTCTGCATTCAAAGGGCCATgcacaagaaaaggaaaacca TCTGTATGGATGTCATGCTGAAATGCATTGTTag AGTACTATCTGACACATCCGGATGA